The stretch of DNA ACCTCCGAGGGGTCGTGACATTCCGAGTCGGGACAAGTCGACCCGTTTTCGAAGCTGACCCGTCGAAAAGAAGGTCTGCGGTGGAAATTTCCAACTTTTTTCATATTCTGAACGAAATGAAGGAGTAACCGAATGATTTCCGACCCGCGAATCCGAAAATTTGCGCAACTGCTCGTCCATTATTCCATTTATGCCCGCAAGGGCGAAACCATTGGAGTGGAGGGACCCGACACCGCCGCGCCCCTCATTCAGGACGTATATGAAGAACTTCTCAGAGCGGGCGCTTTTCCCGTCATTCGGATGGTACCGGCCGCCGCCACCGAAATTTTTTTCAAACACGGGCAGCCGGAGCACTTTGACACCGTGCCGCGGTTCGAAACCGCGTATGCCAAAGCCGTGGACGGCACCATCCGAATCATGGGCAGCACGAACACCCGCGCGCTCTCCAGCGTAGACCCCTCGCGGATCGCGCGTTTCACAAAAGCCCGCCGACCGGTCCGCCGAATCCTTCTCAGAAAAAAGTGGTCGCTCACGCTCTTCCCCACCGAGGCTTATGCACAAGATGCGGAAATGAGCCTGTCGGAATTCGCTGAATTCGTATTCCGGGCAAATCTCCTGCACCTTGAGGACCCTATTCGCGGCTGGCAAGAGGAGGAAAAAAAGCAGAAAAAGCTTATTGCCCGTCTACGCAACGCGAACGAAATCCGGATCGTGGGCCCTGATACGGACCTTCGCATGTCGGTCAAGGGGCGAACCTTTGTCCCCTCGGTGGCCACCCACAACGTACCCAGCGGCGAAATCTTCACCGGTCCCGTGGAAGATTCCGTCGAGGGCCATATCCGGTACGACTTTCCCGTTTGCGAAGGGGGCCGAGAGATCGATGGCATCCGATTGGTCTTTCGCAAAGGCCGCGTCGTGGAGGCCTCCGCCTCCAAGAATGAGGAATATCTGCTCAAAATGCTGGATATGGACGCGGGCGCCCGGCGGCTCGGCGAACTTGGGATCGGCACCAACTACGACATTCAGCGTTTCATCAAGAATATTCTGTTCGACGAGAAAATCGGCGGCACCGTGCACCTCGCCCTCGGGGAATCCTACCCTGAGACTGGCGGCCGAAACAAATCGGGTCTCCATTGGGACATGATCAAAGACCTCCGCCGAGGAGGCGCGATCTATGTGGATGGGCGGCTGTTTCAGAAAGACGGGCAATTCGTGGAATGATCGGCCGCCGGCCAAGCCGCCGCGGAAAAATTGTTTTTCCGCGTCGCGATGCGTTTGATAGGACTGCAAGCGCCAAAAGGGGTTGCTGCCGATGATTCCTCGATACTCGCGGCCCGAGATGAGCCGCATCTGGACCGACGAGCACAAATTTTCGATATGGCTCAAGGTCGAGCTGCTCGCCTGCGAGGCGCTGCACCGGCTCGGCCAGATTCCCGACCGGGATTTCCAGAACATCGTCAAAAAGGCACGATTCGATACCGCGCGCATCGAGGAAATCGAGCGCGAGGTCAACCATGACGTCATCGCGTTTCTCACCTGTGTGGCTGAAAACGTCGGACCGTCCGCCCGCTTCATTCACAAGGGCCTCACCAGCTCGGACGTCATTGACACCGCGCTGGCCGTCCAGATGGTGCAAGCGGCGGACCTGCTGATCAGCGACGTGAAGGCCGTGCGCAGAGCGGCCGCCGCTCAGGCGAGGCGGCACAAATACACCCCGATGATTGGCCGGTCTCACGGCGTACACGCTGAGCCAATCACCTTCGGCCTCAAAATGGCGTTGATGTATGATGAATTCGGCCGCGTCCAGCGCCGCCTTGAAATCGCACGTGAAACCGTTCGGGTCGGTCAACTGTCCGGGGCGGTCGGCACCCACGCTCACCTCGACCCCCGCGTCGAGGCATTCGTTTGCAAAAAACTCGGCCTGAAACCGGCGCCCATCTCAACCCAGATTCTCCAGCGCGATCTCCATGCGGAATACTTTTCCGCCCTTGCGCTGGCGGCGTGTTCCATCGAACGGTGGGCCACCGAATTTCGCCACCTCCAGCGGACGGAGGTTCGGGAGGTTGAGGAGTTTTTTGCCGAGGGCCAGAAAGGCTCCTCCGCGATGCCGCACAAACGCAATCCCATCCTGGGCGAGCGGCTTTGCGGACTCGCGCGCCTGGTTCGAAGCTACGCGATCGCAGGGATGGAAAACGTTGCGCTGTGGCACGAGCGGGACATCTCCCACTCCTCGGTCGAACGCGTTGCGCTGCCGGACGCCACCATCGCGCTCGACTACATGCTCGACAAACTCGCGTTCCTCGTTCGGACACTCACCGTGTATCCCGATGCAATGCGAAAAAACCTTGAGCTGACCCGCGGATTGATCCACTCGCAACAGGCCCTGCTCCTGCTCACCGAAAAGGGCATCAGCCGCGAGGTGGCATACCGGGTCGTCCAGCGCAATGCCATGCGCGCGTGGCGGACGGGCGAACATTTCAAGGACCTCCTCGCCGCAGATCCCGAAATCGCAGACAAGGTTACGCCTGAGGATCTCGACACGGTATTCGACATCTCGATCCATTTCAAACACGTGGACCGCATTTTCAAAGCTGTGGGGCTCTAAACCATGAACCGATCCTCATCCGCCTACTCCGCCGCCGGCGTTGATATCGACGCCAAAATGTCCGTCCTCGCGAGGTTGAAAAAACGAATCGCCGCCACGCGCACTGCAGGAGTGACCGGCGCATGGGGTTCCTTCGGCGGATTGTTTCGGTCGCCAGGCAAGAGCCACCTGCTGGTCAGCAGTACCGACGGCGTGGGGACCAAGTTGAAGGTTGCGGTCCGCGCAGGTCGGCACGACACCGTCGGCCGGGACCTCGTCAATCATTGTGTCAACGACATTCTCGTCCAAGGCGCCAGGCCGCTGTTTTTTCTGGATTACATCGGCATGAGTCGGATCGATGCGCCGGTGTTGGAACAAATCGTCGGGGGCATTTGTGCCGCCTGCAAGGAAAACGGCTGTGCACTGATTGGCGGTGAAACGGCCGAATTGCCAGACCTCTATCCGGACGGCGAGTACGACCTTGTCGGGACCATCGTCGGCTCGGTCAAACGCTCAGAGCTCATCACGGGCGAGGAGATTCGCCGCGGGGACGTCCTGATCGGGCTGCCCTCCAGCGGCCTTCACACCAACGGCTACTCGCTCGCTCGGGCGGTTGTCTTCCGCAAGGCGCAACTCGAGTGCGATGACATCTTTCCCGGGACTGACCAAACCGTCGCCGATGTCCTTCTCGCTGTCCACCGCAGCTACCTCAAACCGGTCTCAGCGTTGATGAAAAAAATTCGCATCCGCGG from Kiritimatiellia bacterium encodes:
- a CDS encoding aminopeptidase is translated as MISDPRIRKFAQLLVHYSIYARKGETIGVEGPDTAAPLIQDVYEELLRAGAFPVIRMVPAAATEIFFKHGQPEHFDTVPRFETAYAKAVDGTIRIMGSTNTRALSSVDPSRIARFTKARRPVRRILLRKKWSLTLFPTEAYAQDAEMSLSEFAEFVFRANLLHLEDPIRGWQEEEKKQKKLIARLRNANEIRIVGPDTDLRMSVKGRTFVPSVATHNVPSGEIFTGPVEDSVEGHIRYDFPVCEGGREIDGIRLVFRKGRVVEASASKNEEYLLKMLDMDAGARRLGELGIGTNYDIQRFIKNILFDEKIGGTVHLALGESYPETGGRNKSGLHWDMIKDLRRGGAIYVDGRLFQKDGQFVE
- the purB gene encoding adenylosuccinate lyase, producing the protein MIPRYSRPEMSRIWTDEHKFSIWLKVELLACEALHRLGQIPDRDFQNIVKKARFDTARIEEIEREVNHDVIAFLTCVAENVGPSARFIHKGLTSSDVIDTALAVQMVQAADLLISDVKAVRRAAAAQARRHKYTPMIGRSHGVHAEPITFGLKMALMYDEFGRVQRRLEIARETVRVGQLSGAVGTHAHLDPRVEAFVCKKLGLKPAPISTQILQRDLHAEYFSALALAACSIERWATEFRHLQRTEVREVEEFFAEGQKGSSAMPHKRNPILGERLCGLARLVRSYAIAGMENVALWHERDISHSSVERVALPDATIALDYMLDKLAFLVRTLTVYPDAMRKNLELTRGLIHSQQALLLLTEKGISREVAYRVVQRNAMRAWRTGEHFKDLLAADPEIADKVTPEDLDTVFDISIHFKHVDRIFKAVGL
- the purM gene encoding phosphoribosylformylglycinamidine cyclo-ligase, whose protein sequence is MNRSSSAYSAAGVDIDAKMSVLARLKKRIAATRTAGVTGAWGSFGGLFRSPGKSHLLVSSTDGVGTKLKVAVRAGRHDTVGRDLVNHCVNDILVQGARPLFFLDYIGMSRIDAPVLEQIVGGICAACKENGCALIGGETAELPDLYPDGEYDLVGTIVGSVKRSELITGEEIRRGDVLIGLPSSGLHTNGYSLARAVVFRKAQLECDDIFPGTDQTVADVLLAVHRSYLKPVSALMKKIRIRGMAHITGGGFPDNLPRILPRRVNAVIDRSAWSPPAVFQFIQETGGIDRDEMYRVFNMGIGLVIVVRPEDESRALSILVKSGESPCVIGRIERGSGKAILL